From a region of the Equus przewalskii isolate Varuska chromosome 2, EquPr2, whole genome shotgun sequence genome:
- the GNL2 gene encoding nucleolar GTP-binding protein 2, translating into MVKPNYKGRSTINPSKASTNPDRVQGAGGQNMRDRATIRRLNMYRQKERRNSRGKVIKPLQYQSTVASGTVARVEPNIKWFGNTRVIKQSSLQKFQEEMDAVLKDPYKVVMKQSKLPMSLLHDRIRPHNSKVHILDTESFETTFGPKSQRKRPNLLASDMQSLLENAEMSTESYDQGKDRDLVTEDTGVRNEAQEEIYKKGQSRRIWGELYKVIDSSDVVVQVLDARDPMGTRSPHIETYLKKEKPWKHLIFVLNKCDLVPTWATKRWVAVLSQEYPTLAFHASLTNPFGKGAFIQLLRQFGKLHTDKKQISVGFIGYPNVGKSSVINTLRSKKVCNVAPIAGETKVWQYITLMRRIFLIDCPGVVYPSEDSETDIVLKGVVQVEKIKSPEDHIGAVLERAKPEYISKTYKIDAWENAEDFLEKLAFRTGKLLKGGEPDLQTVGKMVLNDWQRGRIPFFVKPPNAELPAAPQLPSSSSVQVATETTQNNPEEEITDTGGEESQSVTEKEKEEKGPCDANSEMQQILARVRQNFGKINVVPQFSGDDLVPLEMSDIEEELESVSTVEEEEQKEEELQGDEEEESYSESQEEHAGNDTKAVIKALDEKIAKYQKFLNKAKAKKFSAVRISKGLTEKVFAKAEEQRRTAEEDVEDRAPTKKGKKRKAQREEERSNKTRRMLTSKERRRAARQQQSRKVGVRYYETHNVKNRNRNKKKTNDSEGQKHKHKKSKQKQ; encoded by the exons ATGGTGAAGCCCAACTACAAAGGACGGAGCACCATCAACCCGTCTAAGGCCAGCACAAACCCCG ATCGAGTACAGGGAGCAGGAGGCCAAAACATGAGGGACCGGGCCACGATCCGGCGCCTGAATATGTACAGGCAGAAGGAGCGCAG GAACAGTCGTGGTAAAGTGATTAAGCCTCTGCAGTATCAGTCAACAGTGGCTTCTGGCACAGTGGCGAGAGTGGAGCCAAACATTAAATGGTTTG GAAACACACGCGTGATTAAGCAGTCATCATTACAAAAATTTCAAGAGGAAATGGATGCAGTTTTGAAGGATCCATACAAAGTTGTCATGAAGCAGAGCAAGTTACCCATGTCTCTTCTGCATGATCGGATCCGGCCTCAT aacTCAAAAGTTCACATTCTTGATACGGAAAGCTTTGAAACTACATTTGGCCCCAAGTCACAGAGGAAGCGACCAAATTTATTGGCGAGCGATATGCAGTCTCTGCTAGAAAATGCGGAAATGTCCACTGAGAGCTATGACCAAGGCAAGGACCGTGACTTGGTGACCGAAGACACCGGTGTGAG AAACGAAGCCCAGGAAGAGATCTATAAAAAGGGACAATCCAGAAGAATATGGGGTGAGCTCTACAAG GTGATAGACTCATCAGACGTCGTGGTACAGGTTCTTGATGCTAGAGATCCAATGGGGACCCGTTCCCCTCACATCGAGACTtacttgaaaaaggaaaaaccctGGAAACACCTCATTTTTGTCCTTAACAAATGTGACCTTGTTCCAACCTGGGCAACA AAACGCTGGGTTGCCGTCCTCTCCCAGGAGTATCCGACCCTGGCTTTCCACGCGAGTCTCACTAACCCCTTTGGCAAAGGAGCATTTAttcagcttctccggcagtttgGAAAG TTGCACACTGACAAGAAGCAGATCAGCGTCGGCTTCATTGGCTACCCAAACGTCGGCAAGAGCTCTGTGATAAACACGTTGCGCTCCAAGAAAGTTTGCAATGTGGCCCCCATTGCAGGTGAAACGAAG GTCTGGCAGTATATTACCTTGATGCGTCGGATATTCCTCATCGACTGCCCTGGCGTGGTTTACCCTTCTGAGGACTCGGAGACGGACATTGTGCTAAAGGGCGTT GTTCAAGTTGAAAAAATTAAGAGTCCTGAAGACCACATTGGTGCTGTCCTTGAAAGAGCGAAGCCAGAATACATCAGCAAGACATACAAGATTGATGCTTGGGAGAATGCTGAGGACTTTCTGGAGAAACTGGCCTTCCGGACGGGGAAGTTACTAAAG GGTGGAGAGCCCGACTTGCAGACTGTGGGTAAGATGGTTCTCAACGACTGGCAGAGGGGCCGGATTCCTTTCTTTGTCAAGCCGCCCAATGCAGAGCTGCCTGCAGCCCCCCAG CTTCCATCCTCCTCATCTGTGCAAGTTGCCACAGAAACAACCCAGAACAACCCAGAAGAGGAAATCACAGACACTGGAGGTGAAGAGTCACAGTCTGTCAccgagaaggaaaaggaagagaagggtcCCTGTGACGCCAACTCAGAAATGCAGCAGATCCTAGCACGGGTCCGGCAGAACTTTGGCAAAATCAATGTCGTGCCTCAGTTTTCTGGGGATGACCTGGTTCCTTTGGAGATGTCAGACATCGAGGAGGAGCTCGAGAGCGTTTCcacagtggaggaggaggagcagaaggaggaggagctccAAGGAGACGAGGAGGAGGAGTCTTACTCAGAGTCCCAGGAGGAGCACGCTGGAAACGACACCAAGGCGGTCATTAAAGCCCTGGATGAAAAGATCGCTAAATATCAGAAGTTTTTAAACAAGGCAAAGGCTAAGAAGTTTTCAGCAGTTCG AATATCTAAGGGACTCACTGAAAAGGTGTTTGCAAAAGCTGAAGAACAAAGGAGAACAGCTGAAGAAGATGTAGAAGATAGAG CACCTaccaaaaagggaaagaagaggaaggcacagagggaagaggaacGTTCAAATAAAACTCGCAGGATGCTTACATCGAAGGAA CGGAGGCGAGCAGCCCGGCAGCAACAGTCTAGAAAAGTTGGTGTACGCTACTATGAGACACACAACGTGAAGAACAGGAACAGGAACAAAAAGAAGACCAATGACTCAGAGGGgcagaaacacaaacacaaaaaatccaaacagaagcagtaa
- the DNALI1 gene encoding axonemal dynein light intermediate polypeptide 1 yields MIPPADSLLKYDTPVLVSRNTEKRSPKARPLKVSPQQPGPSGPVPQPPKTKLAASCVPDPTKQAEEILNAILPPREWVEDTQLWIQQVSSTPSTRMDVVHLQEQLDLKLQQRQARETGICPVRRELYSQCFDELIREVTINCAERGLLLLRVRDEIRMTIAAYQTLYESSVAFGMRKALQAEQGKSDMERKITELETEKRDLERQVNEQKAKCEATEKRETERRQVEEKKHNEEIQFLKRTNQQLKAQLEGIIAPKK; encoded by the exons ATGATCCCCCCCGCGGACTCACTGCTCAAGTATGACACGCCGGTGTTGGTGAGCCGGAACACGGAGAAACGGAGTCCCAAA GCTCGGCCACTGAAAGTCAGCCCCCAGCAGCCTGGACCCTCAGGTCCAGTCCCACAGCCACCAAAGACCAAGCTCGCAGCTTCCTGTGTCCCGGATCCTACAAAGCAGGCAGAAGAAATCTTGAATGCCATCCTGCCCCCAAG GGAGTGGGTGGAAGATACGCAGCTATGGATCCAGCAGGTGTCCAGCACCCCCAGCACCCGGATGGATGTGGTGCATCTCCAGGAACAGCTGGACCTGAAGCTGCAGCAGCGGCAGGCCCGGGAGACTGGCATCTGCCCTGTCCGCCGGGAGCTCTACTCGCAGTGTTTCG ATGAGCTGATCCGGGAGGTCACCATCAACTGCGCGGAgagggggctgctgctgctgcgggtCCGGGACGAGATCCGCATGACCATCGCTGCCTACCAGACCTTGTATGAGAGCAGCGTGGCGTTTGGCATGAGGAAGGCGCTGCAGGCCGAACAGGGGAAGTCAGACATGGAGAGGAAA ATTACAGAATTGGAAACGGAGAAGAGAGATTTGGAGAGGCAAGTGAACGAGCAGAAGGCAAAATGtgaggccaccgagaagcgggagactgagaggaggcaggtggaggaGAAGAAGCACAACGAGGAGATTCAGTTCCTAAAGCGGACGAATCAGCAGCTAAAG gccCAACTGGAAGGCATTATTGCACCAAAGAAGTGA